One window of the Pyrus communis chromosome 17, drPyrComm1.1, whole genome shotgun sequence genome contains the following:
- the LOC137722207 gene encoding uncharacterized protein gives MGNRQSQDGSNSKSACEKIFSSLCSNFQTNQHAHHKQYSVPASSAPNTSLPTHDHTSFSNSIQVKLTNSSGAEAASTGLARMSKADMRMEDNDAFSDYINRTKFKIKAMSSNVSIERVASIADDAYETKQEDDEGNMFMDFIKRTKFKIRKTSSIGSRMNISFKK, from the coding sequence ATGGGAAATAGACAGAGTCAAGATGGATCCAACTCCAAGAGTGCTTGTGAGAAGATCTTCAGCTCTCTCTGCTCAAATTTTCAGACAAACCAGCACGCACACCACAAACAATATTCAGTTCCGGCCTCTTCTGCTCCAAACACTTCACTGCCAACTCATGACCATACTAGCTTTTCGAATAGTATCCAGGTCAAACTGACCAATTCGTCTGGAGCTGAAGCTGCGTCAACTGGACTGGCACGAATGTCCAAGGCAGATATGAGAATGGAAGACAATGATGCATTTTCTGACTACATTAACCGCACAAAGTTTAAGATCAAAGCTATGTCCTCCAATGTCAGCATTGAGAGGGTTGCCTCCATAGCAGATGATGCTTATGAAACAAAGCAAGAAGATGATGAAGGAAACATGTTTATGGATTTTATTAAGCGCACTAAGTTTAAGATTAGAAAGACATCCAGCATTGGAAGCAGAATGAACATCTCCTTTAAAAAGTAG